A genomic window from Helicobacter pylori includes:
- the fliW gene encoding flagellar assembly protein FliW, which translates to MNYFLKAPILGFEHISEVRLEKIDSLFSRLVSQTNSPMALDMVLVNPYCLREYSFVIPKYIELLLELDSHSKVEVYCVVVLQKNLEDSMVNFLAPLVFNSKNGFGAQVALSMMDYPDFGFRDPLKSFVIKEKERA; encoded by the coding sequence GTGAATTACTTTTTAAAAGCCCCCATTTTAGGATTTGAGCATATCAGCGAAGTGCGTTTGGAAAAGATTGACTCCCTCTTTAGCCGGTTAGTCAGTCAAACAAACTCCCCCATGGCGTTGGATATGGTCTTAGTGAATCCTTATTGTTTGAGAGAATATAGTTTTGTGATACCCAAATACATAGAATTACTGCTAGAATTAGATTCTCATTCTAAAGTAGAGGTGTATTGTGTGGTCGTGTTGCAAAAAAATTTAGAAGATTCTATGGTTAATTTCTTAGCCCCGTTAGTGTTTAATTCCAAAAATGGCTTTGGCGCTCAAGTGGCGCTTTCTATGATGGATTATCCGGATTTTGGCTTTAGAGATCCTTTAAAAAGCTTTGTGATTAAAGAAAAAGAACGAGCTTAA
- the hopI gene encoding Hop family outer membrane protein HopI — protein sequence MQNFIFNKKWLISSSLLPLFFLNPLAAEDDGFFMGVSYQTSLAVQRVDNSGLKASQDASTYIRQNAIALESAAVPLAYYLEAMGQQTRVLMQMLCPDPSKRCLLYAGGYQPNAQNGDTGNNPPRGNVNATFDMQSLVNNLDKLTQLIGETLIRNPENLANTKVFNVKFGNQSTVIALPEGLATVMDALNNDITTALTTLWYNQTLTNKSFNSNGSVNFSPEVLQHLLQDGLATANNGQNICSSQNQCTATNEAKSIAQNAQNIFQALMQAGILGGLANEKQFGFTYNKAPNGSDSQQGYQSFSGPGYYTKNGNNGNQAPLKTLPAGATVGSGNGQYTYHPSSAVYYLADSIIANGITASMIFSGMQVFANKAAKLTGTSDYKQMQDAINYGESLLNNTQAYGNFITNWVAPYLDLNNKGLNFLPSYGGKVNNNNSTPQNSLTPQQAQQEQKVIINQLEQATNAPTTAQIDKILANPYSPTAKTLMAYGLYRSKEVIGGVINEMQTKVNQVYQMGFARNFLEHNSNSNNMNGFGVKMGYKQFFGKKRMFGLRYYGFYDFGYAQFGSNPSLVKATLSSYGAGTDFLYNVFTRKRGTEAIDIGFFAGIQFAGQTWKTNFLDQVDGNHLKPKDTSFQLLFDLGIRTNFSKIAKQRRSRFSQGVEFGLKIPVLYHTYYQSEGVTAKYRRAFSFYVGYNIGF from the coding sequence TTGCAAAACTTTATCTTTAATAAAAAATGGCTTATCTCTTCTAGCCTACTCCCCTTATTTTTTCTTAACCCTTTAGCGGCAGAAGATGATGGGTTTTTTATGGGGGTGAGTTATCAAACTTCTTTAGCCGTTCAAAGGGTGGATAACTCAGGACTTAAAGCCAGTCAAGACGCATCCACTTATATCCGCCAAAACGCTATCGCTCTAGAATCTGCGGCGGTGCCTTTAGCCTATTATTTAGAAGCGATGGGCCAACAAACGAGAGTTTTAATGCAAATGCTCTGCCCTGATCCTTCCAAAAGATGTTTGCTTTATGCGGGGGGTTATCAACCAAACGCCCAAAATGGCGATACAGGCAACAACCCCCCCAGAGGCAATGTCAATGCTACTTTTGATATGCAATCTTTAGTCAATAATTTAGACAAACTCACCCAACTCATCGGCGAGACTTTAATCCGTAACCCTGAAAATCTTGCTAACACCAAAGTTTTTAATGTCAAATTTGGCAATCAAAGCACCGTTATTGCTTTACCTGAAGGTTTAGCCACTGTCATGGACGCTTTAAACAATGACATTACCACCGCTTTAACCACGCTTTGGTATAACCAAACTCTAACGAATAAATCTTTTAATAGCAATGGTTCAGTGAATTTTAGCCCTGAAGTGTTGCAACACCTTTTGCAAGACGGCTTAGCCACCGCAAATAATGGTCAAAACATCTGCAGCAGCCAAAACCAATGCACCGCTACTAACGAAGCCAAATCCATCGCCCAAAACGCCCAAAACATCTTCCAAGCTTTGATGCAAGCAGGGATTTTAGGGGGCTTAGCGAATGAAAAGCAATTTGGCTTCACTTACAACAAAGCCCCTAATGGCAGCGATTCCCAACAAGGCTATCAAAGTTTTAGCGGTCCGGGCTATTACACCAAAAACGGCAATAACGGCAACCAAGCCCCCTTAAAAACCTTGCCCGCTGGAGCGACGGTAGGATCAGGCAATGGCCAATACACCTACCACCCTAGCTCTGCAGTCTATTATTTAGCTGATAGCATCATCGCTAATGGCATCACCGCTTCTATGATTTTTTCAGGCATGCAAGTTTTTGCCAACAAGGCCGCTAAACTCACAGGCACTTCAGATTATAAGCAAATGCAAGACGCTATCAACTATGGGGAAAGCTTGCTCAATAACACCCAAGCGTATGGGAATTTCATCACCAATTGGGTCGCTCCCTACTTGGATTTGAACAACAAGGGTTTGAATTTTTTACCTAGCTATGGAGGGAAAGTTAATAACAATAATTCAACCCCACAAAATAGTTTAACCCCACAACAAGCCCAACAAGAACAAAAAGTGATCATAAACCAACTAGAGCAAGCCACAAACGCCCCAACCACCGCGCAAATTGACAAGATCTTAGCCAACCCCTATTCCCCCACAGCAAAAACTTTAATGGCTTATGGGCTTTATCGCTCTAAAGAGGTGATTGGTGGGGTGATTAATGAAATGCAAACTAAAGTGAATCAAGTTTATCAAATGGGCTTTGCTAGGAATTTCTTAGAGCATAATTCTAATTCTAACAACATGAACGGCTTTGGCGTGAAAATGGGCTATAAGCAATTCTTTGGCAAAAAGCGCATGTTTGGGCTTAGGTATTATGGCTTTTATGATTTTGGTTACGCGCAATTTGGCTCAAACCCCTCTTTAGTGAAAGCCACGCTCTCTAGCTATGGTGCAGGCACGGACTTCCTTTATAATGTTTTCACCCGAAAAAGGGGGACTGAAGCGATAGATATAGGTTTTTTTGCCGGCATTCAATTTGCAGGGCAAACCTGGAAAACGAATTTTTTAGATCAAGTGGATGGCAACCACCTCAAGCCTAAAGACACTTCTTTCCAACTCCTTTTTGATCTAGGTATAAGGACTAATTTTTCCAAGATCGCCAAGCAAAGAAGGTCTCGTTTTTCTCAAGGGGTGGAATTTGGCCTTAAAATACCGGTACTTTATCACACCTATTACCAATCAGAAGGCGTTACAGCGAAGTATAGAAGAGCTTTTAGTTTTTATGTGGGCTACAACATAGGTTTTTAA
- the murG gene encoding undecaprenyldiphospho-muramoylpentapeptide beta-N-acetylglucosaminyltransferase, translated as MKVALTGGGTGGHLSIAKALAIELEKQGIEAIYLGSTYGQDKEWFENSPLFSERYFFNTQGVVNKSFFKKIGSLFLQAKATFKAKEILKKHQITHTISVGGFSAGPASFASLLNKIPLYIHEQNAIKGSLNRYLSPKAKAVFSSYAFKDKGNHVVTSYPVQNVFFDHARTRTEIKHILFLGGSQGARAINEFALLNAPKLTKQGIKITHICGSNSYERMRIYYQELGLLDKIALFAFHNNIIEVMQKADLCVSRAGASSVWELCANGLPTIFIPYPFASNNHQYYNVLEFEKENLCYIVPQNELLPRKLFEVIRKLNQKDDQDKKNLTLISDKLQQKIAKDGAKTIIEKILSA; from the coding sequence ATGAAAGTCGCTCTTACAGGGGGAGGCACAGGCGGACATCTCTCTATCGCTAAAGCCTTAGCCATAGAATTAGAAAAACAAGGCATAGAAGCGATTTATCTAGGCTCAACTTACGGGCAGGATAAAGAATGGTTTGAAAATAGCCCCCTGTTTAGTGAACGCTATTTTTTCAACACGCAAGGCGTGGTCAATAAAAGCTTTTTTAAAAAAATAGGCTCTTTGTTCTTGCAAGCTAAAGCCACTTTCAAAGCCAAAGAAATTTTAAAAAAACACCAGATCACGCACACCATTAGCGTGGGGGGGTTTAGTGCGGGGCCTGCGAGTTTTGCAAGCTTACTCAATAAAATACCCCTTTATATCCATGAGCAAAATGCGATCAAAGGCTCTCTCAATCGCTACCTTTCCCCTAAAGCTAAAGCCGTGTTTTCAAGCTATGCGTTTAAAGATAAGGGTAATCATGTTGTAACCTCCTATCCCGTGCAAAATGTTTTTTTTGATCACGCTAGGACTCGCACTGAAATCAAGCATATTTTATTTTTAGGCGGTTCGCAAGGGGCAAGAGCGATCAATGAATTTGCACTGCTTAACGCTCCTAAACTCACCAAACAAGGGATTAAAATCACGCATATTTGCGGATCAAACTCTTATGAAAGAATGCGTATCTACTACCAAGAATTAGGGCTATTAGATAAGATAGCGCTCTTTGCATTCCATAATAATATTATAGAAGTCATGCAAAAAGCGGATTTGTGCGTGAGCAGAGCGGGTGCGAGCAGCGTGTGGGAATTGTGCGCTAATGGCTTACCCACGATTTTTATCCCTTATCCTTTTGCGAGCAACAACCACCAATACTACAATGTCTTAGAATTTGAAAAAGAAAACCTGTGCTATATTGTGCCTCAAAACGAACTATTGCCCAGAAAACTCTTTGAAGTCATTAGAAAACTCAACCAAAAAGACGATCAAGACAAGAAAAACCTAACCCTTATCAGCGACAAATTGCAACAAAAAATCGCCAAAGATGGCGCCAAAACCATTATTGAAAAGATTTTAAGCGCTTAA